In Carya illinoinensis cultivar Pawnee chromosome 7, C.illinoinensisPawnee_v1, whole genome shotgun sequence, the following are encoded in one genomic region:
- the LOC122315527 gene encoding uncharacterized protein LOC122315527 yields MIPVSVLSKMCMYEIEIQGVDVKASVVDRGVLVDAHIAELRSALEKPFVNPLVTFDIKCIPNYINGAALLILCVGTRCLIVQLHCIDSFPESIKKFLSDENVCFVGMGVKNKVKKILLWPQMENCKTGVELGHLAARVLKKPKIDGSSAGLVELASEVGLHIHEEPKSASFSDWSARVFSHEQVKYAIHDACTCYMIADYLLNLL; encoded by the coding sequence ATGATTCCTGTTTCAGTCCTATCCAAAATGTGCATGTATGAAATAGAAATACAAGGAGTTGATGTAAAGGCAAGTGTAGTAGACCGTGGTGTTCTTGTAGATGCCCATATTGCAGAGTTAAGGTCTGCCCTCGAAAAGCCTTTTGTTAATCCTCTTGTCACATTTGATATTAAGTGCATTCCAAATTACATTAATGGTGCAGCTTTGCTGATCCTTTGTGTTGGGACTCGATGCCTGATAGTTCAGTTGCACTGCATAGATTCATTTCCTGAATCTATCAAGAAGTTTTTGAGTGATGAGAATGtgtgttttgtgggtatgggaGTTAAGAATAAAGTAAAGAAGATACTGCTATGGCCGCAGATGGAGAATTGTAAGACTGGTGTAGAGCTGGGTCATTTGGCTGCTAGGGTTCTTAAGAAGCCCAAGATTGATGGATCTAGTGCTGGTTTAGTTGAGTTAGCAAGTGAAGTTGGGCTGCACATTCATGAGGAACCAAAAAGTGCAAGTTTCTCAGACTGGAGTGCTAGGGTTTTCTCTCATGAACAGGTCAAGTATGCCATTCATGATGCTTGTACTTGTTATATGATTGCAGACTATCTCTTAAATTTGCTCTAG